A genomic segment from Candidatus Viadribacter manganicus encodes:
- a CDS encoding AMP-binding protein — protein MVEERLHRGGTLGSLVLRACRRFRDASAVVGPDLRLTYAQVSHRISGMMQAFDEAGLVRGDGVALLSSNSADVVVATCAVMAAGLRLTALSPLGSEDDHLFCVEDAEISAIIVDPRFNARAQALRSRASKLRVVFALGGALDAIDLSAKASAGRKMADDRAQSNDIAMIAYTGGTTGRPKGVVHTHASALAALHMAASEWEWPTNGKVLAVTPVSHAAGILAYPTFLRGGEFHVLGGFTARSFYDYVASAHIGATFMAPTMIYRLLDDPPQAGDDLSTLETIFYGAAPMDADRMVEAIECFGSIFMQLYGQTEAPTCITYMRRFEHDVTRLDVLASAGFPQAGLDLALLDAEGTPVPAGGSGEVCVRGAFVMRGYWNRPAETADALRGGWLHTGDVGRFDEEGRLHIVDRLKDLIITGGFNIYPREVEDVLSGIDGVQACAVVGVPDAKWGEAVAAAIVAAPGANLSAESLISLVKGAKGPIHAPKQIVFVDSLPLTPIGKIDKKALRLLLGADHGG, from the coding sequence ATGGTCGAGGAGCGGTTGCACCGCGGCGGAACACTCGGCTCGCTGGTGCTTCGCGCGTGCCGGCGGTTTCGCGATGCATCAGCTGTGGTGGGTCCTGACCTTCGCCTCACATACGCACAAGTATCACACCGCATCAGCGGGATGATGCAAGCTTTTGATGAAGCCGGTTTGGTGCGCGGCGACGGCGTGGCGCTGCTTTCGAGTAATTCGGCCGACGTGGTTGTTGCAACATGCGCGGTGATGGCGGCTGGGCTTCGGCTTACTGCATTGTCGCCGTTGGGATCGGAAGACGACCATTTGTTTTGTGTGGAAGACGCAGAGATCTCCGCAATCATCGTCGATCCTCGCTTTAACGCACGCGCACAGGCCCTTCGAAGCCGTGCATCGAAGCTGCGGGTAGTGTTTGCCCTCGGCGGAGCGCTGGACGCGATTGATCTGAGCGCGAAAGCAAGCGCTGGCCGCAAGATGGCTGATGACCGCGCGCAATCGAATGACATTGCCATGATCGCCTATACCGGCGGCACCACTGGTCGCCCCAAAGGTGTGGTCCACACCCACGCAAGCGCGCTCGCTGCGTTGCACATGGCTGCCAGCGAGTGGGAATGGCCAACAAACGGCAAAGTGCTCGCGGTGACGCCGGTCTCGCATGCGGCCGGCATTCTGGCGTACCCGACATTTCTTCGTGGTGGCGAGTTTCATGTGCTGGGCGGATTCACGGCGCGGAGTTTCTACGACTACGTTGCGAGCGCTCACATAGGCGCCACTTTCATGGCTCCAACGATGATTTATCGCTTGCTCGATGATCCGCCGCAGGCGGGAGACGACTTGAGCACGCTCGAAACCATCTTTTATGGCGCGGCACCCATGGATGCAGATCGCATGGTCGAAGCGATTGAGTGTTTCGGGTCGATCTTTATGCAGCTCTATGGCCAAACCGAAGCGCCCACTTGCATCACCTATATGCGCCGGTTTGAGCACGATGTGACGCGGCTCGACGTGCTTGCGTCGGCGGGCTTTCCTCAGGCGGGTCTGGACCTTGCGCTGCTTGACGCGGAGGGGACACCTGTACCCGCGGGCGGGTCGGGTGAAGTGTGTGTGCGTGGGGCCTTCGTCATGCGTGGCTATTGGAACAGGCCGGCGGAGACAGCGGACGCGCTGCGTGGTGGTTGGCTACACACCGGCGATGTTGGGCGTTTCGACGAAGAAGGACGCCTCCACATCGTCGACCGTTTGAAGGATCTCATTATCACGGGTGGTTTCAATATCTATCCACGCGAGGTCGAGGATGTGCTCTCTGGAATCGACGGAGTTCAAGCCTGCGCAGTTGTAGGTGTGCCGGATGCGAAATGGGGTGAGGCGGTTGCAGCAGCGATCGTAGCCGCTCCAGGAGCAAATTTGAGTGCTGAATCTTTGATCAGTCTCGTGAAGGGCGCCAAGGGGCCCATCCATGCGCCCAAACAAATTGTCTTTGTCGACTCCCTGCCGCTCACCCCGATCGGCAAGATCGACAAGAAAGCGCTTCGGCTTCTGCTGGGAGCTGACCATGGCGGATGA
- a CDS encoding CPBP family intramembrane glutamic endopeptidase — MKAFVQSRALIVFFILAVVVALISMAIRATDPAALGQALRTMFAANQKADIISSIQYCLETPVLWNAILFPAAPTIAAFIVIAIAYGPGGPSRWFARALPWRGVSWQRGVGVWLLALIAFFAMVGVFFIVMASSGGVAEIAPTVERFGATPLLALGGLALALVLSSGPLLEEMGWRGFALPVLLTRFTPLLASVILGTLWAAWHLPREIGPLMSGADGVWTAFLFKQMNFFPGCIASSVVATFLYFKLGGSVWGGVIAHAFHNEMSVNVMRVAVPDIMIGAFPLGMLNLIEIAIAVGLIILTRGNLGADKDYRQESHPFAP; from the coding sequence ATGAAGGCCTTTGTGCAGAGCCGCGCGCTTATCGTTTTCTTCATTCTGGCTGTGGTGGTCGCGCTCATCTCGATGGCAATTCGCGCCACCGACCCGGCCGCGCTAGGCCAGGCGCTCCGCACCATGTTCGCCGCAAATCAGAAAGCGGACATCATCAGCAGCATCCAGTATTGTCTCGAGACGCCGGTGCTGTGGAACGCAATTTTGTTTCCCGCAGCGCCGACCATTGCTGCATTCATCGTCATCGCCATCGCTTACGGTCCGGGTGGCCCCTCGCGATGGTTTGCGCGGGCGCTGCCGTGGCGCGGCGTGTCTTGGCAGCGAGGCGTCGGGGTTTGGTTGCTCGCGCTGATCGCCTTCTTTGCTATGGTTGGTGTGTTCTTTATCGTCATGGCTTCGAGTGGCGGTGTGGCGGAGATTGCGCCCACAGTTGAACGATTTGGTGCAACGCCTTTGCTCGCGCTTGGTGGCTTGGCGCTAGCGCTTGTACTCAGCAGTGGTCCGTTGCTTGAAGAAATGGGGTGGCGCGGTTTCGCGCTGCCCGTGCTGCTCACGCGCTTCACGCCGCTCTTGGCCAGTGTGATCTTGGGGACGTTGTGGGCGGCGTGGCACTTGCCGCGTGAAATTGGGCCGCTGATGAGCGGGGCTGATGGCGTGTGGACGGCTTTTCTCTTCAAGCAGATGAATTTCTTTCCGGGCTGTATTGCGTCGTCGGTTGTAGCCACCTTCCTTTATTTCAAACTCGGCGGCAGCGTCTGGGGTGGAGTAATTGCCCACGCGTTTCACAATGAAATGTCCGTCAACGTCATGCGTGTTGCGGTGCCGGATATCATGATCGGCGCATTTCCGCTGGGCATGCTCAATCTCATTGAGATCGCAATCGCGGTAGGTCTGATCATCCTCACCCGTGGAAATCTCGGCGCCGACAAGGATTATCGGCAAGAGTCGCATCCGTTCGCACCGTGA
- a CDS encoding ABC transporter ATP-binding protein: MSITPLMQMIGLSVSFGARTVVRGAQLEVAAGAALGVVGESGAGKSSLLRALAGLTPTSGGRLLWKGSDITNANPAKRRRLNVRVGLVFQDPFASLNPRLPVWSIVSEQALVNGERSEARLRALATAALEQVQLDPAIAARRPSSLSGGQRQRVAIARALMGAPELLLLDEPTSSLDVTVQAQVLDLLRAIRRDMGVAMIMISHDLYAVRGLCDTLAVMRNGEVVEQGASADVFARPNADYTKQLIAATPTIGQATY; the protein is encoded by the coding sequence ATGAGCATCACTCCGCTCATGCAGATGATTGGGCTGTCGGTGAGCTTTGGCGCTCGCACAGTCGTAAGAGGGGCTCAGCTTGAGGTTGCCGCTGGCGCAGCATTGGGTGTCGTCGGCGAATCCGGCGCCGGTAAATCGAGTTTACTTCGTGCGTTGGCGGGACTGACGCCGACCTCAGGCGGACGCTTGCTTTGGAAGGGGAGCGATATCACCAACGCGAACCCCGCGAAGCGACGTCGTTTGAATGTGCGCGTTGGTCTCGTTTTTCAGGACCCGTTCGCGTCGCTCAATCCGCGCTTGCCCGTGTGGTCGATCGTAAGCGAGCAAGCCTTGGTCAATGGCGAACGGAGCGAAGCCCGTTTACGCGCTTTGGCGACCGCAGCGTTGGAGCAGGTTCAATTGGATCCAGCCATCGCCGCGCGGCGGCCGTCTTCACTTTCGGGTGGGCAGAGACAACGCGTCGCCATCGCGCGCGCATTGATGGGTGCGCCTGAGTTGCTTTTGCTGGACGAGCCGACGTCATCGCTCGACGTCACAGTGCAGGCGCAAGTGCTCGATCTCTTGCGCGCCATTCGCCGCGATATGGGCGTAGCCATGATAATGATCAGTCATGATCTTTATGCAGTTCGCGGCCTCTGCGACACGCTTGCTGTGATGCGCAATGGTGAGGTGGTCGAGCAAGGTGCGAGCGCTGATGTCTTCGCGCGACCCAACGCCGATTACACGAAGCAGTTGATTGCCGCAACGCCGACTATCGGACAGGCGACATACTGA
- a CDS encoding ABC transporter ATP-binding protein, which produces MADEEMRPALRIENLSLDASSPKGLVSLVRNVGIEVGPGEVVGLVGESGSGKSQTALAISGLSPQGVRRTSGRIWCDGEELSALSESELHRRRGAKLAYVFQDPMSALNPTMRVGRQMADVLRRARPQLDRGQIVRAAHEILAAVGLTDGAWIMRAYPFQLSGGMRQRVMIALAYGCRPALIVADEPTTALDVTLQAQVLDLILALNGQVKSAMLFISHDLAIVRRICTRLYVMRKGEVVESGACAQIIASPQHEYTKTLLASARAKEAIP; this is translated from the coding sequence ATGGCGGATGAGGAAATGCGCCCGGCCTTGCGCATCGAAAATCTGTCGCTGGATGCATCGAGCCCCAAGGGCTTGGTGTCGCTGGTGCGAAATGTGGGCATTGAAGTGGGCCCCGGGGAAGTTGTGGGTCTGGTCGGCGAATCCGGATCGGGCAAATCCCAAACTGCGCTCGCAATTTCAGGTTTGAGTCCACAGGGCGTACGCCGCACGTCAGGGCGCATCTGGTGCGATGGCGAAGAGCTCAGCGCGCTGTCGGAGTCGGAGTTGCATCGCCGTCGCGGCGCGAAGCTCGCGTATGTGTTTCAAGATCCGATGAGCGCGCTGAACCCGACCATGCGGGTTGGACGCCAGATGGCAGATGTTTTGCGTCGCGCCCGGCCTCAATTGGACAGAGGCCAAATCGTCCGCGCCGCGCACGAAATTCTCGCCGCGGTAGGGCTTACGGACGGCGCGTGGATAATGCGCGCTTATCCATTTCAGTTGAGCGGGGGCATGCGTCAGCGCGTTATGATTGCATTGGCGTATGGATGCCGTCCGGCACTGATTGTCGCGGATGAGCCCACCACAGCGTTGGACGTAACACTGCAAGCGCAAGTGCTTGATTTGATCCTGGCGCTAAATGGGCAAGTGAAGAGCGCAATGCTGTTCATCTCGCACGATCTGGCCATCGTCCGGCGCATTTGCACGCGTCTCTATGTGATGCGCAAAGGCGAAGTGGTTGAGAGTGGGGCCTGCGCGCAAATCATCGCCAGCCCCCAACACGAATACACCAAAACGTTGCTGGCGAGCGCGCGCGCGAAAGAGGCGATCCCATGA